From one Sardina pilchardus chromosome 6, fSarPil1.1, whole genome shotgun sequence genomic stretch:
- the LOC134083478 gene encoding rap guanine nucleotide exchange factor 5-like, with protein MSTNDLCQALLGHYCSKRSPLCEDMTTVLLRKRKILMIVSQWNALYKNFLRDNEYINLFMKSLYRCVLDDIYEFPPLEKDLKDIQKLLSIQRRHTVDKFSPHQKSKVLHKQLSAKESWPHLRPMPREEREVLYRMYVSEDSYISVKAQSSVRAQQLLSLLAERLDCPQEDMVLAALTYSGEKVLFQPEDSVFPDCLSPGERLQVYRKDLTTVMIPLTDNGQQQQRTSHLLGLNAWDVAVTLTSFDWSLFHCLQEPELICFTCSRDAYVGHTGAMERLLQRCNEVQLWVMTQVLLCTSLCKRVQLLKKFIKIAAHCNAQRNMNSFFAIIMGLNTAAISRLSQTWEKVPGKFRKLFSELETLTDPSLNHKAYRTTFKKMKTPKLPFLPLLLKDITFIHEGNETFLNNLLNFEKLHMIAESARLIKQCQLDPMGDAPRQKDNPDMTCVKYLHVISSQETLFDLSHRLEPRP; from the exons ATGTCAACCAATGATTTATGCCAAGCTCTCCTAGGACA CTACTGTTCCAAGCGCAGTCCACTTTGTGAGGACATGACTACTGTCCTGCTCAGGAAACGTAAGATCCTGATGATTGTGTCCCAGTGGAACGCTCTCTACAAGAACTTCCTCCGAGACAACGAGTACATCAACCTGTTCATGAAG AGTCTGTATCGTTGTGTGCTGGATGACATCTATGAGTTTCCTCCTCTGGAGAAGGACCTGAAAGACATCCAGAAGCTTCTCTCCATACAGCGCAGGCA caCTGTGGATAAGTTTTCACCTCATCAAAAG AGCAAAGTATTACACAAACAACTCAGTGCTAAGGAGAGCTGGCCTCATCTCAGACCCAtgccaagagaggagagggagg TGCTGTAccgtatgtatgtgagtgaggaCTCCTACATCAGTGTTAAGGCGCAGAGCTCCGTCAGAGCACAGCAGCTGCTGTCACTGTTGGCTGAACGACTGGACTGCCCTCAGGAAGACATGGTGCTAGCTGCTCTGACCTACTCTGGAG AGAAGGTGCTGTTTCAGCCTGAAGACAGTGTTTTCCCTGATTGCCTCTCACCTGGAGAGAGACTGCAGGTGTACAGGAAAGACCTGACTACAGTTATG ATCCCCCTGACTGATAATGGGCAACAACAGCAGAGGACTTCACACTTGCTTGGCCTAAACGCCTGGGATGTGGCTGTCACCCTAACCAGCTTCGACTGGAGTCTCTTTCATTGTCTACAAGAG CCAGAGCTGATCTGCTTCACCTGCAGCCGTGATGCCTATGTTGGCCACACGGGGGCGATGGAGAGGCTGCTGCAGCGCTGCAATGAAGTCCAGCTTTGGGTGATGACCCAAGTGCTGCTCTGCACCTCACTCTGCAAGCGGGTGCAGCTTTTGAAGAAGTTCATCAAGATTGCAGCTCA TTGTAACGCTCAGAGGAATATGAACTCCTTCTTTGCCATCATTATGGGCCTCAATACAGCTGCTATTAGTCGCCTGAGTCAGACATGGGAG AAAGTTCCAGGGAAATTCCGGAAGCTGTTTTCGGAGTTGGAGACCCTGACA GACCCTTCCCTCAACCACAAGGCGTATAGGACTACCTTCAAGAAGATGAAGACCCCTAAGCTTCCGTTCCTGCCTCTGCTGCTTAAAG ATATTACTTTCATTCATGAGGGCAACGAGACATTTCTCAACAACCTGCTCAACTTTGAGAAGCTG CACATGATAGCCGAGTCAGCGCGCTTGATTAAACAGTGTCAGCTGGATCCCATGG GAGACGCACCGAGACAGAAGGACAACCCAGACATGACCTGCGTCAAATACCTGCACGTCATCAGCAGCCAGGAGACACTCTTTGACCTATCCCACAGGCTGGAGCCACGGCCATAg